GAACTGCGACGTCGTCTCCCAGCGCAGGTTCGGGTTGCCGAGCTGCGTCACGACGTACGCGGGAACGATCGTCTCGTTCAGCGTCATCGCCACGCCGGAGATGGCGGGGAGCGACTGGTACGCGCCGATCGCCTGGTTGCCCGACTTGCCGTAGCTCAGGCGGACCTTGAGGTCGGAGAGGCCGGGCGCGTGCTTCAGGAACGGCTCGTCGATCGCCTTCCACGCGAACGCGAACGCCGGGAACGTCGCCCACTTGTTGTTCGACGCGAACTTCGACGAGCCGTCGGCGCGGATCGTCGCCGTGAACAGGTAGCGATCGTTCAGCGAGTAGTTCACGCGCCCGAGCCACGACGCGAGCTGCGACGTGGAGAGCCCGCTGTACGGGAGCTGCGGCTGCGTGCCGTTCTGCAGCACGTTCCCGCCGAGGATGTCGTTCGGGAAGCCCTGCACTTCCTGCGACTGCCAGGTGCTCTTGTCGTTCTGCCACGTGAAGCCGCCGAGCGCGTCGATGCGCTGACGGCCCGAGATCTCGTGCTCGTAGCGCACCAGGCTCTCGGTCAGCAGGTTGCCGAACTCGGAGCCGTTCGAGATCGCGTCGCCCTTCGCGAGGCGCCCCTCGTTCACCGTGCTCGGGAAGTACGCGCCGTAGGTGCGGCGCTCGTAGTTCGCGCCGAGGTTCTCGTCGAACGAGAAGCCGTGGCCGAGCTTCAGCACGCCGCGCACGCCGCCGATGCCGCGCGTGATCTGGTCGTTCTCGTGCACCTCGTCGGTGTACCGCAGCGGGTTGGACCCGTACTGCGACAGCACGGTCGGGGACTCGGCGCGCGGGTCGGCCTGGGTCGTGTCGCGGAACTGGAACGGCACGTAGGTGACCGCGCCGCGCACGATGCCGATCGCGTTCCAGCCGTTGATCGTCGACGAGCGCACCATGTTGTTCACGGAGCGCGTGAGCGCGACGTTCGGCGTGACGCGGAAGCGATCGCTGACGCTGCGGTCGAGGTTCAGCCGCAGGCCGCCGCGCTTGAACTCCGAGCCGCGGATGACGCCCGCCTGCTGCAGCAGGTTGCCGGAGAGCGCGTAGCTCCCCTTGTCGTCGCCGCCGGAGAAGCCGAGGGTGCCGTCGGTGACCGGCGCGTTGCGGAAGATCGCGTCCTGCCAGTTCGTTCCGTTGCCCAACGTGTTGCGGATGCTGTCCGGCGTCTGCGAGCCGGGGCGGCCGCCGTACGGGTACTGCGTCTGCGGACCGAACGCGTTGATGAACGCGGTGTTGACGTACGTCGCGAAGTCGAACGCGTTCAGCACGTCGATCTGCCGCACGACGCTCGAGACGCCCTGCGACAGGTTGAACGTGTACTGCCCGGCGCGGTCGCGCGTGCCCTTCTTCGTCGTGATGAGGACGACGCCGTTCGCGCCGCGGCTGCCGTAGATCGCCGTCGCGCTGGCGTCCTTCAGGATGTCGATGGACTCGATGTCCTCGGGCGCGATCTGGGCGAGCGGGTTGGTCTCGGTCGTGGAGCGGAGGTCGATCTGGCTCAGGCCACCCTGGATCTTGCTCGTGCCCGAGCTGGCGACCGGCACGCCGTCGATGACGTAGAGCGGCTGGGCGCTGCCGCCGTTCATGGAGTTGACGCCGCGGATCTGGACACGCATGCCGCCGCCCGGGGCAGCGTCACCCTGCGTGACCTGGACGCCGGCGACGCGCCCCTGGAGCCCCTGCTCGAGCGTGTTGACGGTCGTCTGCTGCAGCTCGGTCGTGGCGACCGACGCCACCGAGCCGGTGAGGTCCGCGCGGCGCTGGGTGCCGTAGCCGACGGTGACGATCTCGCTGAGCTGGACGGCGGCCGGCTGGAGCGCGAAGGCGAGCGTCGCGCTGCCGCCGGTCGTGACGGCGACCGGCTGCTCCTGGGCCGAGTAGCCGAGGACGGCGACGCGGACGCGCTGCGAGCCGGTGGGGACGGCGGTGATGACGAAGCGGCCGTCCTCGCGGGTGACGGCCTGCCGCGTGGTGCCCACGACGGACACGCGGGCGCCGACGATGGGAGTCTGGGTGGTCGCGTTGGTGACTCGGCCGGCGATGC
This DNA window, taken from Gemmatirosa kalamazoonensis, encodes the following:
- a CDS encoding SusC/RagA family TonB-linked outer membrane protein gives rise to the protein MTFRSRAVVAATLLGTLVATTHAHAQVPTGSIAGRVTNATTQTPIVGARVSVVGTTRQAVTREDGRFVITAVPTGSQRVRVAVLGYSAQEQPVAVTTGGSATLAFALQPAAVQLSEIVTVGYGTQRRADLTGSVASVATTELQQTTVNTLEQGLQGRVAGVQVTQGDAAPGGGMRVQIRGVNSMNGGSAQPLYVIDGVPVASSGTSKIQGGLSQIDLRSTTETNPLAQIAPEDIESIDILKDASATAIYGSRGANGVVLITTKKGTRDRAGQYTFNLSQGVSSVVRQIDVLNAFDFATYVNTAFINAFGPQTQYPYGGRPGSQTPDSIRNTLGNGTNWQDAIFRNAPVTDGTLGFSGGDDKGSYALSGNLLQQAGVIRGSEFKRGGLRLNLDRSVSDRFRVTPNVALTRSVNNMVRSSTINGWNAIGIVRGAVTYVPFQFRDTTQADPRAESPTVLSQYGSNPLRYTDEVHENDQITRGIGGVRGVLKLGHGFSFDENLGANYERRTYGAYFPSTVNEGRLAKGDAISNGSEFGNLLTESLVRYEHEISGRQRIDALGGFTWQNDKSTWQSQEVQGFPNDILGGNVLQNGTQPQLPYSGLSTSQLASWLGRVNYSLNDRYLFTATIRADGSSKFASNNKWATFPAFAFAWKAIDEPFLKHAPGLSDLKVRLSYGKSGNQAIGAYQSLPAISGVAMTLNETIVPAYVVTQLGNPNLRWETTSQFDGGVDFGLFDNRFTGTVDVYRKNTYDLLQQITLAQNTGFSSAWINSGNVTNRGVELQAAFDVIQSNHRGGLSWNISANASHNTNRIASLGNGIKQQFAGNLGAGGNLEVTPFIQKPGLPIGAMWGYVTDGLVRTPQDSVAYSKILGSAAWVGDLKYKDLNGDGKINADDQTVIGDANPKWVYGVTNTLRVGRFDLSALVTAVRGNSILNTERMRYLTLDGTINIPREFYDNAFDPKTNPDGKYPIIRQNRKADARFHDLFLEDGSYVRLKNVQLGYNIKLPGARTAHAYVNGVNLLTWTNYTGFDPEVSAFSGTNRMGVDLGSYPLSRIVTFGINTTF